A single region of the Pristis pectinata isolate sPriPec2 chromosome 23, sPriPec2.1.pri, whole genome shotgun sequence genome encodes:
- the gtf3c4 gene encoding general transcription factor 3C polypeptide 4, protein MAASAAVAAASGRRKNSGGPAVLTSKREPSVKLQYPVSGPEPLGWSEDNRLSITTGKNIYVLEQICDIHNNGLDMVIHRTSVPAPSRSCSLKVGSQAEVNECKEKFLNKRDPTLSHSLMMDRIFNPEGGALSPLRGFKFTSWSPLGCDLNGRCLLASLTLDNRLSIQVNVNRLQWTPALDITEVYGEMLYENKYGHLDADLDGELKNFSEFQRRHYMQTPVRMEWSSICNTQRVKANNECEDVGTVLLAVLLENGDVVIWQFLIPFHGKDSIIACSTIESGINDPSVLSWWEYEHGSRKMSGLIVGSSKGPVKILPVNLKAVKGYFTLRQPVILWQEMDQLPVHNIKCISLSHPYQKCSCSLVVAARGTYVFWCLLLISKAGLNVHNSHVTGLHTLPIVSLTANKQTGSFYTCSVDGTIRKLTPVFTDVAVKFDHVLIKLPESIGSVRLHGICLSPNDAYLALVTAEGLNNGLHPASRTYQVQFITLKTPEEAASKVLESSIHNLFKQVDLLDLVRWRILTEKRIPPELNEALDHKLQTNPSSYLWRLRLFLLKILYQTLQKTPAETLWRPNHPESKIRLCDNSVLLNENSRQPDEAETSAKEGQSSRVIGSRVEDLPEDAKVGKSEEEIRERILRKLNEIQNRIEDVELHLTREHMKRVLGEVYLHTWITENTSIPTRGICDFLTSDPSYDDRTAKVLISHNLKKLTKQTFPEHCSLCKEVLPFTDRRKAVCPNGHSWHRCVLTYHACQSLTYRRCLLQDSIARQQLPSDPDWIKRLLQSPCTYCDSPLF, encoded by the exons ATGGCGGCGTCGGCGGCGGTGGCGGCGGCCTCCGGGCGGAGGAAGAACAGCGGCGGCCCGGCCGTGCTGACCAGCAAGCGGGAGCCCAGCGTCAAGCTGCAGTACCCGGTGAGCGGCCCCGAGCCGCTGGGCTGGTCCGAGGACAACCGGCTCTCCATCACCACCGGCAAAAACATCTACGTGTTGGAGCAGATCTGCGACATCCACAACAACGGGCTGGACATGGTGATCCACCGCACGTCGGTGCCCGCCCCCAGCCGGAGCTGCTCCCTCAAG gttGGCTCTCAAGCAGAAGTAAATGAATGCAAGGAGAAGTTCTTGAATAAAAGAGATCCAACACTAAGTCACTCACTGATGATGGACAGGATCTTTAATCCTGAAGGAGGTGCTTTGTCACCATTACGAGGGTTTAAATTTACCAGTTGGTCTCCCTTGGGTTGTGACCTAAATGGAAGGTGTCTATTGGCATCTTTAACACTGGATAATAGACTGTCCATTCAGGTGAATGTGAATAGGTTACAGTGGACACCAGCTTTAGATATTACAGAAGTGTACGGTGAGATGCTGTATGAGAACAAATACGGGCATTTGGATGCAGACTTGGATGGGGAATTGAAGAATTTCTCGGAATTCCAAAGGAGACATTATATGCAAACTCCTGTCAGAATGGAATGGTCCAGTATTTGCAATACCCAACGTGTAAAAGCCAACAATGAGTGTGAAGATGTGGGCACTGTTCTGTTGGCAGTTCTACTTGAAAATGGTGATGTCGTTATCTGGCAGTTTTTGATCCCATTTCATGGCAAAGATTCTATCATTGCATGCAGTACTATTGAATCGGGCATTAATGACCCAAGTGTTCTGTCATGGTGGGAATATGAGCATGGGAGTCGTAAAATGAGTGGCTTGATTGTTGGCAGCTCCAAAGGACCTGTTAAGATTCTGCCAGTCAACTTAAAAGCAGTGAAAGGGTACTTCACTCTCAGACAACCAGTCATTCTTTGGCAAGAGATGGATCAGTTACCTGTGCACAATATTAAATGCATATCTCTCTCCCACCCGTATCAGAAATGTAGCTGCAGTTTGGTTGTAGCAGCCAGAGGAACGTATGTTTTCTGGTGTCTGCTGTTGATATCCAAAGCAGGACTGAATGTTCACAATTCTCATGTCACTGGCCTCCATACACTTcccattgtctctctgactgcgAACAAGCAAACTGGGAGTTTCTACACCTGCTCTGTCGATGGAACCATCCGAAAGTTGACGCCTGTCTTCACAGATGTAGCAGTGAAGTTTGATCATGTTTTAATCAAATTGCCAGAATCTATTGGCTCAGTGAGGCTTCATGGGATCTGTCTCAGCCCCAATGATGCTTACTTAGCTCTCGTGACAGCAGAAGGTTTAAATAATGGCCTCCATCCAGCCAGCCGCACGTACCAGGTGCAGTTTATTACGTTAAAAACTCCAGAAGAAGCAGCGTCTAAAGTTTTGGAATCTTCCATCCACAATTTATTCAAACAAGTGGACTTGCTTGACCTTGTACGCTGGCGAATATTGACAGAGAAGCGTATTCCTCCAGAACTCAATGAAGCTTTAGACCACAAACTCCAGACAAATCCATCTAGCTATCTATGGAGGCTAAGACTTTTTCTCTTAAAGATTTTGTATCAGACCTTGCAGAAGACTCCAGCTGAAACACTTTGGAGACCAAATCATCCTGAGTCAAAGATTCGGCTTTGTGATAATTCTGTATTGTTAAATGAGAATAGTCGGCAGCCTGATGAGGCAGAGACAAGTGCAAAAGAAGGTCAATCAAGCAGAGTGATTGGGAGTCGAGTGGAAGATTTGCCAGAGGATGCAAAAGTAGGCAAGTCTGAAGAAGAGATTAGAGAGAGGATTTTGAGGAAATTGAATGAGATTCAAAATAGGATTGAAGATGTGGAGCTCCACTTAACCCGTGAACACATGAAAAGAGTCCTCGGTGAAGTGTACCTCCACACCTGGATTACTGAGAATACCAGTATCCCAACCCGGGGTATTTGTGACTTTTTGACCTCTGATCCCAGCTATGATGATAGGACAGCTAAG GTTTTGATTTCTCATAATTTGAAGAAATTGACCAAGCAGACGTTTCCTGAGCACTGCTCTCTCTGTAAAGAGGTTCTACCGTTTACTGATCGGCGCAAGGCGGTCTGCCCCAATGGACACAGTTGGCACAG ATGTGTTTTGACATACCATGCTTGCCAGAGTCTGACCTATCGCAGATGTCTGCTACAAGACAGCATTGCTCGACAACAGTTGCCCTCGG ATCCTGACTGGATAAAGCGCCTGCTTCAGAGTCCTTGTACATACTGTGACTCTCCTCTCTTCTGA